In Raphanus sativus cultivar WK10039 chromosome 5, ASM80110v3, whole genome shotgun sequence, the following proteins share a genomic window:
- the LOC108858936 gene encoding uncharacterized protein LOC108858936 codes for MVVTAKLQTLRMHQLLKSKSNSLWGTGIKSDGIESCQESTSGESFSYRYQLEEDVKRLQLQLQEEVELHTFLESLMEKDPWELSSSCSVVPHPAQELLSSIATLETAVTKLEQEMMSLNFQLSQERNERRLAEYHLTHSASPPNSSSSSLRYLDSELHQSAEDSPRQDQTVQKQESSSESSSQAESTVEKSLDSSNDFLEKKLMRKTNARKLPRGMPPKFMWDHPNLLSEEMVRCMKNIFMSLADPTATSKASSNESQLSPVSVSPRGHLSSSSSWWPSTERSMISSWVQSPQIDIQKNTDVLATGQVFDPYRVRGKLSWAEIGNYSLASEVSWMSVGKKQLEYASGALRKFRTLVEQLARVNPIHLSCNEKLAFWINLYNALIMHAYLAYGVPKSDLKLFSLMQKAAYTVGGHSYTAAAMEYVILKMKPPTHRPQIALLLAIHKLKVSEEQRKASIDTHEPLLAFALSCGMYSSPAVRIYTAKGVKEELLEAQREFIQASVGLSSKGKLLVPKMVHCYAKSLVEDSNLGVWIAKYLPPHQAAFVEQCISQRRQSLLASRNCGILPFDSRFRYLFLPDDNNNNSSK; via the exons ATGGTAGTAACTGCCAAACTCCAGACCCTTAGGATGCATCAACTTTTGAAATCCAA ATCCAATTCATTATGGGGCACAGGAATCAAGTCAGAT GGCATAGAAAGTTGTCAAGAGTCTACAAGTGGAGAATCTTTTTCATATAGATACCAACTTGAAGAGGAT GTAAAAAGATTGCAACTTCAACTCCAAGAAGAAGTGGAGTTGCATACTTTTTTAGAGAGCCTCATGGAGAAAGATCCTTGGGAGCTATCTTCTTCTTGTAGTGTTGTCCCACATCCT GCTCAAGAACTTCTTTCCAGTATAGCCACGCTAGAGACTGCAGTCACGAAGCTCGAGCAAGAAATGATGTCATTGAATTTCCAACTTAGCCAAGAACGAAACGAGAGAAGACTAGCTGAATATCATTTGACACATTCTGCTTCTCCACCA aattcttcttcttcttccttgagaTATTTGGATTCTGAATTACATCAATCAGCAGAAGACAGTCCACGTCAAGACCAAACAGTCCAAAAGCAAGAATCTTCTTCTGAGTCATCATCTCAGGCAGAATCAACCGTTGAG AAATCATTGGACTCAAGTAATGATTTTCTTGAGAAGAAGCTAATGAGGAAGACAAACGCTAGGAAGCTACCTAGAGGAATGCCACCTAAGTTCATGTGGGATCATCCTAATCTGCTATCTGAAGAAATGGTGAGATGTATGAAGAACATCTTCATGTCTCTTGCTGATCCGACAGCAACTTCGAAAGCATCCTCAAACGAGAGCCAGCTCTCACCGGTGTCAGTATCACCACGAGGGCATCTATCAAGCTCATCTTCCTGGTGGCCTTCAACAGAACGGTCAATGATCTCTTCATGGGTGCAAAGCCCCCAGATAGATATCCAAAAGAACACTGATGTCTTGGCCACAGGACAAGTCTTTGATCCTTATAGAGTTCGTGGGAAGTTAAGCTGGGCAGAGATTGGAAACTACAGTTTGGCGTCCGAGGTTTCTTGGATGTCTGTTGGGAAGAAACAGTTGGAATATGCTTCTGGCGCCCTGAGGAAGTTCAG GACACTAGTGGAGCAACTTGCTAGAGTGAACCCAATTCATTTGAGCTGCAATGAGAAGCTAGCTTTCTGGATTAACCTTTACAACGCATTGATCATGCAT GCGTATTTGGCTTATGGTGTCCCGAAAAGCGACTTGAAACTCTTCTCCTTGATGCAAAAG GCTGCTTATACTGTTGGAGGGCATTCATATACTGCGGCGGCAATGGAGTATGTGATACTGAAGATGAAACCTCCTACGCACAGGCCACAAATT GCTCTGCTTCTTGCCATCCACAAACTGAAAGTATCAGAAGAACAACGCAAGGCAAGCATCGATACACATGAACCTCTTCTCGCCTTTGCCCTAAGCTGTGGAATGTACTCTTCCCCTGCG GTGAGGATCTACACAGCCAAAGGAGTGAAGGAAGAGCTACTAGAAGCTCAAAGGGAGTTCATACAAGCATCTGTAGGGCTGAGCAGCAAAGGGAAGCTCTTGGTACCCAAAATGGTCCATTGTTACGCCAAGAGTTTGGTGGAGGATTCGAACTTGGGGGTGTGGATAGCGAAGTACCTCCCGCCACATCAAGCAGCTTTTGTGGAACAGTGCATCTCTCAGAGAAGACAAAGCCTTCTTGCCTCACGTAACTGTGGAATACTCCCCTTTGATTCTCGTTTTAGATATCTGTTTCTCCCCgacgacaacaacaacaactcgtCTAAGTAA
- the LOC108856544 gene encoding uncharacterized protein LOC108856544, producing MDIHEHGVWVNKKRRRVQCKHCGKEMSGLQHLKCHLAGVGPDVTPCEHVTSTVREWFRGDVVTMEKANAHKHQGSQDSPGGSVSPTAVEANQMVLLPNKSQEWIGQCSSYASFFDFSAVDSSGFREMMMMTASDGTLPDSHDLKGWMLQEALGEVEEYVKKIKDSWAVTGCSILLEAWVDSRGRDLVTFLADCPAGPVYLTSLDVSDIKHEINALISLVDGLVDEVGVQNVVQIVACSASGWVGELGESYASNKKGAFWSVSVSHCFELMLLKIGEIDSLGYIVDAVNVITDFINNNPLVLKLVRDQDHSLSIDMTASSEFEFFLPYLTLESIFRVKNELAAMFLLSDCNNEEDIRVSKLVNDTTFWKAVDKVLKCTSPLIHGLLWFSKPNNQHVGNIYETMDVIKEIIAREFNNKESCYEPLWDVIDDVWNKHLHSPLHAAGYFLNPATFYSDDFHLDSEVASGLCASLVHVVKESDIQVKVATQLDIYRVGDDCFNEASQADQITGITPAEWWAQKASNHPELQSFAIKILSQTCEGASRYKLQSKLAEKLVLTEGMTSFEQERLEDLAFVHYNLHLKSCKAKLSEEQ from the exons GCTGGTGTAGGTCCAGATGTGACTCCCTGTGAACATGTTACATCTACTGTTAGAGAGTGGTTTCGAGGAGATGTGGTTACAATGGAGAAAGCTAATGCTCATAAGCATCAAGGAAGCCAAGATTCACCCGGAGGAAGTGTCTCTCCTACAGCTGTGGAGGCTAACCAAATGGTTTTGTTGCCAAACAAGTCCCAAGAGTGGATTGGTCAGTGCTCTTCCTATGCAAGCTTTTTCGATTTTTCAGCTGTGGATTCATCAGGCTttagagagatgatgatgatgactgcAAGTGATGGTACTCTTCCTGATTCCCATGATTTAAAAGGATGGATGCTTCAGGAAGCGTTGGGAGAAGTGGAAGAGTATGTGAAGAAGATCAAAGATTCATGGGCGGTCACAGGTTGCAGCATCTTGTTGGAAGCTTGGGTTGACAGTAGAGGCCGTGATCTTGTTACTTTCCTTGCGGACTGTCCGGCTGGTCCGGTGTATCTAACATCTTTAGATGTCTCTGACATAAAACACGAGATCAACGCTTTGATATCTCTAGTGGATGGGCTTGTTGATGAAGTTGGAGTGCAGAACGTGGTCCAGATTGTTGCATGCTCAGCTTCTGGTTGGGTTGGTGAATTAGGAGAGTCTTATGCGAGTAACAAGAAGGGAGCGTTCTGGTCTGTGAGTGTATCTCACTGCTTTGAGCTTATGTTGTTGAAGATTGGAGAGATAGATTCACTTGGATACATTGTTGACGCTGTCAATGTGATTACAGatttcatcaacaacaatccATTGGTTTTGAAGCTTGTCAGAGATCAAGATCACAGTCTCTCAATAGACATGACTGCCTCCTCAGAGTTTGAGTTTTTCTTGCCGTACTTAACTCTAGAGAGTATTTTCAGGGTCAAGAACGAATTGGCAGCCATGTTTCTTTTATCTGATTGTAACAACGAAGAAGACATAAGAGTCTCCAAGTTGGTGAATGATACAACTTTCTGGAAAGCTGTTGACAAAGTTCTGAAATGCACATCTCCTCTGATTCACGGTCTACTCTGGTTCTCTAAGCCCAACAATCAGCATGTTGGGAATATCTATGAAACTATGGATGTCATAAAGGAGATAATCGCCAGGGAATTCAATAACAAGGAATCATGTTATGAGCCGTTGTGGGATGTGATTGATGATGTCTGGAACAAGCACCTTCACAGTCCTCTTCATGCTGCTGGTTACTTCCTGAACCCGGCTACTTTCTACTCGGATGATTTCCATCTTGATTCAGAAGTAGCCTCCGGTCTTTGCGCTTCTCTGGTTCATGTAGTAAAAGAAAGTGACATTCAAGTTAAAGTTGCTACTCAGCTTGACATATACAGAGTTGGTGATGACTGTTTTAACGAGGCCAGTCAAGCTGATCAGATCACTGGAATCACTCCAG CTGAGTGGTGGGCTCAAAAGGCGAGCAATCACCCAGAACTGCAGAGTTTCGCCATTAAGATTCTGAGCCAGACATGTGAAGGTGCTTCAAGGTACAAACTACAGAGTAAATTAGCAGAGAAGCTGGTGCTCACTGAAGGAATGACCAGTTTTGAGCAAGAGCGGCTTGAAGATTTGGCGTTTGTTCATTACAATCTTCATCTCAAAAGCTGCAAAGCCAAACTAAGTGAAGAGCAGTGA